A genome region from Cloacibacillus sp. includes the following:
- the acpP gene encoding acyl carrier protein — MKMEEVQSKLKEIVMDRLNAEEDQIKPEASFVEDLGADSLDIVELIMGIEEEFDIEIPDEDAEKLTTVGEAMEYVKTKLAVED, encoded by the coding sequence ATGAAAATGGAAGAAGTACAGAGCAAACTTAAGGAAATCGTAATGGACCGCCTTAACGCGGAAGAGGATCAGATCAAGCCGGAAGCCTCGTTTGTTGAAGACCTCGGCGCCGACTCGCTCGATATCGTCGAGCTCATCATGGGAATCGAAGAAGAATTTGACATCGAGATCCCCGATGAAGACGCCGAAAAGCTGACGACCGTCGGCGAGGCGATGGAATACGTTAAGACGAAGCTTGCAGTCGAAGACTAA
- the fabG gene encoding 3-oxoacyl-[acyl-carrier-protein] reductase codes for MDKKVALVTGAGRGIGRAIALELAKNGCSVAANYSHSEGPANEVAAEIRAMGCEAVAVKANVGDAAEVKEMFKTVSEQLGAVNILVCNAGITRDNLLMRMKEAEWDDVIDTDLNSLFYCAKEAVRPMLKGRWGRIIAITSVNALRGSAGQCNYAAAKAGMIGFVKSLAREVAAKGITANAIAPGFIDTDMTSMLSDELKEKFVESIPAGRVGTPQDVAGAVAFLASENASYIQGQVIAVDGGITM; via the coding sequence ATGGATAAGAAAGTAGCGCTGGTGACCGGAGCGGGACGCGGCATAGGCCGTGCCATCGCCCTGGAGCTTGCTAAGAACGGCTGTTCCGTGGCCGCCAACTACAGCCATTCCGAAGGCCCCGCGAACGAAGTCGCCGCTGAAATAAGGGCGATGGGATGCGAGGCTGTGGCCGTCAAGGCCAACGTCGGCGACGCCGCCGAGGTGAAAGAGATGTTCAAGACGGTGTCGGAACAGCTGGGCGCCGTAAACATCCTGGTCTGCAACGCGGGCATTACGAGGGACAACCTCCTCATGCGCATGAAGGAGGCCGAATGGGATGACGTGATAGACACCGACCTCAACTCGCTATTCTACTGCGCTAAAGAGGCGGTGCGTCCAATGCTCAAGGGGCGCTGGGGGCGCATCATCGCCATTACCTCCGTAAACGCGCTGCGCGGAAGCGCGGGGCAGTGCAACTACGCGGCGGCGAAGGCCGGCATGATCGGCTTCGTAAAGAGCCTTGCGCGCGAAGTTGCCGCGAAAGGCATCACCGCCAACGCGATCGCGCCGGGGTTCATCGATACGGATATGACCTCCATGCTCTCTGACGAACTAAAAGAAAAATTTGTCGAATCGATACCGGCGGGCCGTGTGGGAACTCCGCAGGACGTGGCCGGAGCCGTCGCCTTCCTTGCCTCTGAAAACGCCTCATACATACAGGGACAGGTCATAGCGGTTGACGGCGGCATTACAATGTAG
- the rnc gene encoding ribonuclease III, translating to MKTDKGREELLRAFQKKLRYQFSDIDLLQEALTHSSYANENGVKFNERLEFLGDAVLELVTSNRLFLSYPDYDEGQLTRLRAQIVCKNSLSLWAAEMGVKGLIRIGKSLVKSGPTDSIAADCVEALFGAIFIDGGFQNAAEAVSNFLQTKPEISGAAVVKDPKTELQEYFQQQGMDVPRYEMLERVGPDHASNFKVRLMAGDKILAEAWGASTKEAEFKAAEIALEKIHE from the coding sequence ATGAAGACAGACAAAGGGCGCGAAGAACTTCTTCGCGCCTTTCAAAAAAAACTGCGCTACCAATTCAGCGATATAGACCTCCTTCAAGAGGCGCTGACCCATTCCTCCTACGCGAATGAAAACGGCGTCAAATTCAACGAGCGTCTGGAATTTCTCGGCGACGCCGTTCTAGAGCTCGTTACCTCAAACAGACTTTTCCTTTCCTATCCCGACTACGACGAAGGCCAGCTCACGCGCCTGCGCGCTCAGATAGTCTGTAAAAACAGCCTGAGCCTCTGGGCCGCCGAGATGGGCGTCAAAGGCCTCATTAGGATAGGCAAAAGCCTCGTAAAGTCGGGACCGACGGATTCCATTGCCGCCGACTGCGTCGAGGCGCTCTTTGGGGCGATATTTATCGACGGCGGATTTCAGAATGCCGCTGAAGCCGTCTCAAACTTCCTGCAAACCAAGCCGGAGATATCTGGGGCCGCCGTCGTCAAAGACCCCAAGACCGAACTCCAGGAATACTTTCAGCAGCAGGGGATGGACGTGCCGCGCTACGAAATGCTGGAGCGCGTCGGTCCGGACCATGCCTCAAACTTCAAAGTGCGGCTCATGGCGGGAGATAAAATCCTCGCCGAAGCCTGGGGCGCGTCGACCAAAGAGGCCGAATTCAAAGCCGCGGAAATCGCGCTGGAAAAAATACACGAGTAG
- the fabF gene encoding beta-ketoacyl-ACP synthase II, whose amino-acid sequence MTPMNNRRVVITGCGAVTPIGIGKEAFWNALERGENGADFITLFDTAQHTTKIAAEVKEFNPENWLDKKEVRRTDRIIHFAAAAADLAVEDSGLDIEKLDKNLFGVYVGSGEGGIHTLEENSRVLYEKGPNRVSPFMVPMMITNMPAAYIAIRFGAKGPNMAVVTACASSINSMGEAYNCIARGDADVMLTGGAEAAVSPLATAGFASLKALSNRNDDPKHASRPFDAERDGFVIGEGAGILVFEEYEHAKARGAHIYAEVTGYGLSCDAHHITAPDPDGDGAYRAMAMAVRKSGWQPEEIDLINAHGTSTPLNDKMETMAIKRLLGEDNAKKVLVHSTKSMVGHALGAAGAIETIATLLAIDKGIVHPTINQITPDPDCDLNTVPNKAVETRVDRAIINNFGFGGHNGVLAIQSCKD is encoded by the coding sequence ATGACGCCAATGAACAACAGAAGAGTGGTAATCACAGGTTGCGGTGCTGTCACCCCAATCGGAATCGGAAAAGAAGCATTCTGGAACGCCCTTGAGCGCGGGGAAAACGGCGCCGATTTCATAACATTATTCGATACAGCCCAGCATACTACGAAAATAGCCGCCGAAGTAAAAGAGTTCAATCCGGAAAACTGGCTGGATAAAAAAGAGGTTCGCCGTACTGACCGCATCATCCATTTCGCGGCGGCGGCGGCAGACCTGGCGGTGGAAGATTCAGGACTTGACATAGAGAAACTTGATAAGAACCTATTCGGCGTCTATGTGGGCAGCGGAGAGGGCGGCATTCATACGCTCGAAGAAAACTCCCGCGTACTCTACGAAAAAGGCCCCAACAGGGTCAGCCCCTTCATGGTGCCGATGATGATCACCAACATGCCCGCCGCCTACATCGCCATCCGCTTTGGCGCTAAAGGGCCGAACATGGCGGTTGTAACAGCCTGCGCGAGCTCGATAAACAGCATGGGCGAGGCCTACAACTGCATCGCGCGCGGCGACGCCGACGTGATGCTCACCGGCGGCGCTGAGGCGGCCGTATCGCCGCTTGCCACAGCCGGATTTGCCTCGCTTAAAGCTCTCTCGAACAGAAACGATGACCCCAAGCATGCCTCGCGCCCCTTCGACGCCGAACGCGACGGCTTTGTGATCGGCGAGGGCGCGGGAATACTCGTGTTTGAAGAATATGAGCACGCCAAGGCCCGCGGCGCGCATATATACGCCGAAGTGACCGGCTACGGCCTCTCATGCGACGCGCACCACATCACCGCTCCAGATCCCGACGGCGACGGAGCATACCGCGCGATGGCGATGGCCGTCAGAAAGTCGGGCTGGCAGCCTGAGGAAATAGATCTCATAAACGCTCACGGCACCTCGACGCCGCTCAACGACAAAATGGAGACGATGGCGATCAAGCGCCTGCTGGGCGAAGATAACGCGAAAAAAGTTCTCGTCCACTCTACGAAATCGATGGTCGGCCACGCGCTTGGCGCCGCCGGCGCCATTGAGACGATTGCCACGCTCCTTGCGATAGACAAAGGCATAGTCCATCCGACGATAAACCAGATAACGCCCGACCCTGACTGCGACCTCAACACCGTTCCCAACAAAGCGGTAGAGACCAGGGTCGACCGGGCGATAATAAATAATTTCGGCTTCGGCGGACATAACGGAGTACTTGCCATCCAGAGCTGCAAAGACTGA